The Aythya fuligula isolate bAytFul2 chromosome 2, bAytFul2.pri, whole genome shotgun sequence genome contains a region encoding:
- the LOC116486267 gene encoding histamine H3 receptor-like: protein MQDSSQTQLTWLHNMHNSTAETLHTIRQCNGISSPQPETSAFSTGVLVLLALLMVLLALVTILGNVLVILAFIMDRNLRHRSNYFFLNLAISDFAVGAFCIPLYIPYALTGTWHLGRGLCKLWLVMDYLLCTASVFNIVLISYDRFLSVTKAVSYRVQRGIMSNPIVKMVSIWVFAFLLYCPAILLWEYVAGCSTVQEGQCHAEFFDNWYFLLCASTLEFFVPLISVTYFNVHIFNNIQRRQRRGSIQDSEPPRSSSSSWRSCFMLKQGASSSLEAEDSVSSSIRPKKESLVAESLSPSRANSVTPENDLSISFCARTRSKLHQDKKIAKSLAIIVCVFAICWAPYTLLMIIRGACQGTCVHNSLYDVTFWLLWLNSSLNPFLYPLCHDKFRMAFMKILCPKKFATLRSGSS, encoded by the exons ATGCAAGATTCTTCCCAGACTCAACTGACCTGGCTACACAACATGCACAACAGCACTGCTGAAACTCTGCACACGATACGACAGTGTAATGGGATTTCATCTCCACAGCCAGAGACCTCAGCATTTTCCACGGGTGTGTTGGTGCTCCTGGCGCTGCTTATGGTGCTGCTAGCTCTGGTTACAATCCTTGGAAATGTTCTGGTGATCCTTGCTTTCATCATGGACAGAAATCTCAGGCATCGgagtaactatttttttctcaatctTGCTATTTCTGACTTTGCAGTGG GTGCGTTCTGCATACCTCTCTACATCCCTTATGCCCTGACAGGGACCTGGCACTTGGGAAGAGGCCTGTGCAAGCTCTGGCTAGTTATGGACTATCTCCTGTGCACAGCTTCAGTGTTTAACATTGTTCTAATTAGCTATGACCGTTTCCTGTCAGTTACTAAAGCT gtATCTTACAGAGTGCAGCGGGGAATAATGTCCAACCCTATTGTCAAGATGGTGTCCATCTGGGTCTTTGCCTTCCTCCTCTACTGCCCAGCAATTCTCTTGTGGGAGTATGTGGCCGGCTGCAGCACAGTGCAGGAGGGGCAGTGCCACGCTGAGTTCTTCGACAACTGGTACTTCCTCCTTTGTGCATCCACCCTGGAGTTCTTTGTGCCGCTGATCTCAGTCACCTATTTCAACGTGCACATCTTCAACAACATCCAGAGGCGCCAGAGGCGTGGCAGCATTCAGGACTCTGAGCCtccaaggagcagcagctcgTCCTGGAGATCTTGCTTCATGCTGAAACAAGGAGCATCTTCCTCTTTGGAAGCAGAGGACAGTGTTTCATCTTCCATAAGGCCAAAGAAAGAGTCTTTGGTAGCTGAAAGCTTATCTCCATCCAGAGCCAATTCTGTAACCCCAGAAAATGACctctctatttctttctgtgcaaGGACCAGGTCAAAACTGCACCAGGACAAGAAAATTGCAAAGTCGCTTGCCATAATTGTTTGTGTCTTTGCCATTTGCTGGGCACCATATACTTTACTAATGATTATTCGTGGGGCCTGCCAAGGAACCTGTGTTCATAACTCCCTGTACGATGTTACCTTTTGGCTTTTGTGGCTCAATTCCTCTCTGAATCCATTTCTTTACCCTCTCTGTCATGATAAATTTCGAATGGcctttatgaaaatattatgtCCCAAAAAGTTTGCAACATTAAGATCAGGCTCttcttag